The DNA window tgttatatttttaaaaaatatttaaatattaatgtgTGAACCCAGACtcgaagtatcatataatgtagtacgatgatgattgggtgcacctctctaggtgaggttagaaatttgaatattttatctatcttgttttagttttctttctaaGATTTTGTAACTAgtttggataaataaaagttaattttggacctataattttaaaattttaatggttTTCAGTAAAAAGAATctaaccgatcaaatttatgtCTTAGATCCACCTTTTCATAATAGTGCACCCATTATCTATAAATCCTGAATACGCCTCTGCATTCAAGGACAGTGCAGACAGAACGACATCAAAATTAAAGACACTACAAACCAGTACATGACACCATAATATTTGTACCAAAAGGAAGGATGATTCAGGTAAATGCAAATCGACTCTTCTAAGCAGAAAACTGCAATTTTCCTTTTGATGATGGAGAAATCTCCAAGGGCCGTGGGCACAGTTCGAAACTTGGTGGATGAAGGGCCACCCCTtaacccttctccacttaaataccaggcttTTGTTTGTGAGGAAAAGAACAGACAGAAAACTATATATTTAAAACCAAATACATCCTCCAATCTGATAAACAATGACTAAAGACTTGTTCAAAAAACAATACTGGAAGTAGTTTAGGGACATCCATTTCTTGGATCCATTTAGGTGCAGAAATGAGAATGATGGTTAACTTCAGTAGCTAGGAGGTAAGGATAAATCAGGTCTTACCACAGTATAACgacaaaaatatataacatgGCAACAATAAGAGATCAAAGGAACATACCCAAGAAACCAGGTTTTGCTCCGCAGCAGATTTTGTATAGTCAATCGCTCTCCTGCCTGTGATTATCTCCAGAAGAACAACCCCAAAGCTGTAGATATCTGACTTGAATGTCAGTTGGCCAGTCATAGCATAATCTGGTGCACAGTATCCATATGTGCCCATCACTCTGGTGGAAACATGGGTCTTGTCTCCACTAGGACCTACTTTAGCCAAGCCAAAATCAGATAACTTAGGGTGGAACTCCTTACCAAGTAGAATATTGGAGCATTTCAGATCACGGTAAATAATTGGAGGATTCATCTTGTCATGTAAATATTCCAGGCCCCTTGCGGCACCTGCAGCTATCTTCATTCTAATGTTCCAATCAAGAGGTTTTTGATTTGGCCAGGGGTCTGCACACATTGAAAGAAGCAAAGCAAATGGACTCATCACAAAGAGTCGAAAGAAATAAGCATGTTTCTCAGGATGGAGGAAGCTAAGATTGGAATAAAGTAACATGAAAAGTAGGCAATGATAACATACCAAACAAATGGTCTTCCAACGAACCAAGAGACATATACTCATAGACTAATAGCCTCTGATCTCCCTCAGCACAACAACCAATTAGTTTAACAAGATTAGCATGGTCAGCCTTACTTAGTGTCTGTACCTCAACAACAAATTCCCTAACTCCTTGGCATCCATTTGGATCAAGTTGTTTGATGGCTACAATCTGCattggaaaagaaaataaaagataaacaGATTCAGGCCACCAACTATACCTAATGCTAAACCACTCACTTACTTCAAATGACTTTGCAAAGATTGGAGGGGATATAAGTTCATAAAAGGAGGAGAGATATTCAAACAATCCTGTTGTGTATTAAAGACTTTAAGGTAAGGGAGAATGATAAGTATCACGACAAGAATGGCGTCGAGCTGACCTCACCAGTATCCACCAAATGACCTTTATATACTTTGCCAAAACCTCCTTCTCCCAAGAAGTAATCTTCCTTGAAATCTTCTGTTGCAGCTATTAATTGATCGAATTTAAACCTCTGTGCCTTAGCACCACCTGTTTTCCCATCTGTGGGAGGGATGTTACTATAACCCCCTTCTTTCTTAGACATAGATCGATTTGCAATTTTACCCTCTTCATTCTTCACAACTTTAAATTGACTAGCCACCGGTGTAACTACTGAACAAGATAAAACAAGAGACACCAAAAAGATGGGAGTTTAAATAAAGGAGGACTCACTTGAAGGAGggagaaaaagaatgaagagcACATGGATAGTAAACGGCCAAAATACTTATCCCAGCAAGATCCTCAAATTTTGTAGTACACAAAGAAGCAAAAAAAGATTCATACAGAGAAAGGAccaaactttttgaaaaaaatcaaacatatacAGAGAAAAGTCCAAAGAACCAAGAAATGTTGTTCTCAAATTGTTGTCAATCCGCTACACTAGACAACACCCTGAATCAGAAATCAGAATGTTCAACCTCCTCCTTATCaggaaaaaaacaattttttttttttactaattccTTCCATGAACATCTCAAAAAAAGACATCAAAAGTTTCAGAATCCTGTAAACATGAAAGAATGAAATAGGCATAGAGCCACATAAATATATCGAAGACATTATTTGCAAACATAAAACGAGGGGTCTTAATAGCTCAATTAGTTGGCTAAGCAAACTTTCACCTTGTTAATGAGGGTTCAATTCCCCACCTTGTAATCCCCTTCTCCTACCGgattgtcataaaaaaaattagcaaaaaaatAGAACCTGAAACGAAAATCAAAGCAATAAGGTAGACAAGACGATGTTTGCTCAGATGGTGCACATCCTCCCCACCAATATTAAGTTTGTAGGTTTGtgtcatcaaaaaaacaaaaagctCCCaggaatttttaaaaaatggaaataatatatatttggtaCGATGGAAGTCATTTTTTCTTATGGAAAATTGCCTTAATATACCAAACACATTCGTGGAAAATAAccataaaatatttcatcaaaTCATTATCTATATcgaaaaagatttaaaaaatcgTAGATGCATGCAacaataataattcaagatCCATAAAACAGgacacaaaaacaaaatttggttttggaaaattcaaaatatgatCAAATTCCAACAACCCCACATTGAAATTTTCCAAATGCACAAAAAAGGAACAATCTTtccaaatcaaaaaaaaaacccataaaaatttcaccaaatcatttgaaaatataaataccTTGTTTAGGCTGTGGCTGTTCAACCCTTTTGTATTTATGATTACTACTTGTTTGAAATATCTTTTTCTCTGGTTTCTTCACTGATGTATCTCCATCTCCAGAACAAGGAAAACACCCCatgattttaatttcttcaaaaatatatcTACTCTCACTTTCTTACTaactatttttctcttcttctttttttctcaaataataataataaatgatttAAGAGTTACAAAACTCtcagttttttttttgccttactttaaaagagagaaagaagagaaaaatgaagaaagagaaCACATAGCTTTAACCTTTTTATACgtttatttgttaaattaaaaaagaagctACTCTTTTTCTGGGGTTTTTGTATTTGTGGTGCAAATGTGTAACATAGTTTTTTCTGGTACAGCTGATCCTCAAATTAAATGCCACGTAATAATACCTAgatttttttggtcaaatcaTATTAGAAAGTCACATCAATATATCTCGTCGTCATAGCTGACTCATCAACAATTGCTGTCTCATCGGGGTAGATCCAATGTATCCGTAACAGATTCATATGAATTCAGTATTTTCGAtacaaaacataaatttattaaatttattatatattattaaatataaatatataactttaaGTACATAATAAGTTTAATGCTAAGAATCTTCCATCTTATAAACATTGAATTCATCCTCTGGTGTAATctcatcaaaatttaagaaaaaacaatcgaactactaaaaaatatattgtcaaatttaaaatataaagattaaattaacttattttaaaatcaacacatatatatatttttctttttaaattaattactaaaaaacttgtcaaataaaataaaaattatgtatttgcCCTACaacaaaaagagtaaaaaaatagtttgacgTATAAAACATCTCGGTTAACAAGGTCCGAAAAGAATCGCActacaataaatatgatatagaTAACCTATGTAATGCGATTTCCTCCATGACTCGAACACATAATCTACAAATCACACCGAAAATAACTTCAAAAGGCTCATCTTCTCCAACGCGGCTTTCATTTGAGAGCTAATAAACGAGTGAAAATCTGTCAAGTTACTCAAATTGTTTATTATTGTAGGTAGGTTTTGACCAAAAGATGTCATTCCTTGGTTGAATATTAGGGAAAGGAACAAAATTGAAAGAGAACACAACAAAGAGAGGGAAAAATCAGCATAGAATAAATAACATAAGTCCACCAgcagaaaaaataattttaaaaaaccaaTATGTCAGAATTAAAATTACTCTTCGTgtagtagaaaaaaaaacaaataaaacttgATCATTACCAAAATGTAAGTGTTTTATATATTAAACAAATCACGTTAAAAAAGAGCGGAGcaagaatataaaaattgtataaaGTAATTACAAAATTTCTATaagataaatattatatatatgattgaatttgGTTCGATTTGTTTATGGagtatatgattttaaaaaaaataaagttcacTACCTAAGCAAACCACAcaatttgttttatttgattttattttatgattcgATTTGGTATTTTGGTTTATGTTCAATACTCCTACTCAAATGAACGTATGCCCATTTGTTCTTTTCTAGTAATTTGTTTTGCcctcataattattttttaacaaaatgtTCTCTACCAACTGTACTActtcattttctattttgtcaagaaaaggactagtacATTACTATattgataattaattatttatttatttattttataaaaaaaaaaaaaatacagccGCGGCCCAgctgtaaaataaaaatattgaattctgagaaagaaataaaaagataaaaatgatattCAATCAGCTACGTCTCTGGTTATTGGTATAGTCTTGTTCTGTTGATCCACCAAATCCAACTATATATtgactattttaatttttcatgacaagaaaaaacacaaaatgaATGAATATATAACCTACAACATACAATACATTCGAACCTTTTCAttcttatatataatattaaaaagtgGATAAAAATGTAAAGAGACAAATGTTGTAAACTTGGTTTGTGATTTCGCAAATCAAACTATGCCCTTAATTTAAACTCAAAAGAAGACGATTATGGATCACCTAAATAACATACATTAAACTAACTGATATGGAGTAATATTATTGAGTGAGAATTGTAAAGGCAGTTGAGCTGGTGCAGCAGGTAGTATCTCACGAGGGAGATCAGAGATCAATTTTCTTTGTCAATACCTTCCCAGTCGTCGAACTTgtctaaatatgatttatatcttttatttaatttacaaaTTGTTAATGCTGATTAACTACAAATGAAGTGACAAATAAGAGTGCACGTATAGTTGCGTCTAGTTTACAAATTCCTAATAATCAACATTTTACCGTTGTGATTAAGACTGAAACGAGGgtgattgtttttcttttaaaattgttagCAAAGCTAGCTACTGAGCACTAGTCAAACAATTTATGTTGAGAAAATGTTGCAACTAAATggaatgtctttttttttttttatgaaaatgactcaCAACTATaatcaaacttttaaatgaaaaaatagctATTCATATGCTGCGCCAtgcattttgtttatttattaagttgTCGTGTCACGTATTTATAgatttgaaagatatttgcaacACTCCAGATGTCTTATGATTTATTAGtgaattaatattatattattatctcCTTCTAGATTTTTCCGACTTTTCTCCGAccaagattatatataaatttagaaGATTTGTCACCCCAtaatctttttcttattttaaaagaaaaaatcaagatataGTCAAAAATCAATTACTATTTCTAAAATAAAGGAGTTGGAACCTccaactaattaaaaataaaataacatagttaTCACTTGATAGGAATTCAAAAAATCGTTTACTGATGATACAAACCACTTGAGAcccttttaaaataacatagtgAATGTATTCTAATTCTAACCAGCTGTGGCAATTTGCTGGCGTTGTATACTTATTGTTAGTATTAATACTATCTTTGGtccattttatttgtatttttaagcACCCCTAACAAAAACATTTTGAAGCTTTAATCATAGAGTATTAACAATGACATTCTGACAAAAACAGATATCAAGATCGTTTACAACAAGAAATGATCTGGAGTATGAATCAACTGGAATCTGGGAGTGACATGCTAAAATGTTTATGTACTTCACTCTCAGATCTAAGAATTAGATTTGCGGCACCTGTTTCTTCAACAGGTGCAGAGCTCTCACCAATGCTTTATTGCAACaagaataaatttgaaaagaaaaaaaaaagtcactcGCCAAAAAGAGGCATATAAATGTTTATCTGTAAAGCTAGGACGACCACCATCTTCCTCATGGAAATTAGTCCGATTAACATAAAGGTAGAAACAAGGTGAGAGTTTTACCAGATGTGCATCATGAGATACACTCCTTGCTCAAAATGTAGTCTACTGCTTCTTCCACAGTGTCAACAACCTGCACCAAATGAAGATCATGTTTGGGAAATGTGTCCTTAGTGAACATCGTTATACTTGCTTAATGGCGGTCCAGAAATGGACCATACTAGAAATATGTGAGTGAATATCATCCATCCACTTATTAGCTTTACAAATTAATTTTCCAGATCGAGTGGGTGATTGCAGAGGGAATTAAAGAGAAAGCAGTTATGCACTATTGTATAAAGAAAAAAGTAGATGCAGTCATAGGTCAAATATGTCATTTACTCACCAGATCTGCTGGAAAATCGTCATGATTTTCTTTCCCCTTGAAGACACCAGTTCTTGTCAAAATAGAGAACCAAGGACTTCCAGCCTTAAAGGTAAGATTCAGAATTATATGCAGTTCATGAAATAGCTGAGTAGCAGCTTAAATAAATCAGAGAACAAACCTGTCGAGCTCCTTTGATATCAACAGAGGGATTATCACCAATCATATATAAGGTTTTGAAAAACTGCTTTCTATCATCAACTTGATGGTTAGTGTGACATGATTGTAGAACATGCATCAGAACTGTCTCCGCATTTTTAAATACAGAAGGATTTGGTTTCCCATATGACGTATACTTCAGAGCAGCAGGATGGATACTGCAACAAAAACTACTCTCAGAAGTGCATTACTGTAAGGTGCAGTTTCATTTACATCATCTCTATACCCATCTTACGTGAAatgtaatattaatatttatgcTGATCTATAATCAGAGCATGATAACGACACTATATGCAAGCTACTTTCTCAATTATCAGATATTATATCAAGTCTCAAGATATTTGGAAATGAGCCTCACGCATTGAAGACGGATTCTACTGCAATTCTGAAAGCACCCATGCCAAGTCGTTCAGATGGAAACAAGGCCTAGAGTGAAAGTTAGATAGCAAAGGTTACATTCTCTATGAATATGTTGAGGAAAGCAAGGACAATCAGATCTATTTAGCATTGGAAAACCTGATAGGCAAGGTCATCATTTGCAAAAAAGAGTGGTGGCTGGTGTGCAATCTCTTTTCCTGGCAGCCCTCCGGTCCTTAGAATGTCACAGAGAACCTAAAATTGAATTCTCTagttaaaattgaaaaactacAATAGGTGGAGTGAAAGCAAATTTGAGCACATTAATTTCATGTAGTAAGACATGGAGATGCATGCAAATgcacaaaaaaataagaaataaaaggaaCAGACAAGATTTCTGGGAGTTGGATGAATCTGACAGGGACTTCACAAATCAAAGGGAAACATAGATtaggaaataaaaaatataagaaaaaaaattattggccAAATattaagtttcaaaaaaaaaattattggccAAATATTGATGGATAAATCTGATTGACAAGTTGTATCTGCAAATCACTAATTATAAAGAAGAATACCTGGATGTCCCTGCTCCAATCAACAGAATCACTAACAACAAAGACCGCCGCCACTCTCTGCGAGCATGGATCATTGCTCAAAGCTGTATGCTTAGACTTGCTACTCTGATTACCATCCAGCTTGTCTGTCCATTTTTTGTATTGTGCCAATGGGTCAATGTTGTCAAAACAAGATGCATACTCATCTATGGAGAGAACATTTCTGAAATTTAAAGCATAGTAGTATATCACGTTGAAATTGTTAAGCATTTGAGGTTTGCACTCTCAACCTACATCTATAAAGTGCAAAGCCAGGGAGCTTACTTAAAACCATATTCAGACATCACTTCGGCGGGTTCTCCTTTTCCAACAGCAACAATAAGCTCATTCTCAAATCTGTTAACATGGATTTAACTTATTAAAAACAACCAAAGCAAATTTTGATCTTTCAAACTTGAGATTTCTTATTAACGTAAACAGCTTTAGTTCCAGCAGATAAAGCTTTGTAACCTTATTGTGTCATCCTGCAAATCTATATCTGTAGTATATACGCTTACACTATAGGCTCTTAACTTTGGTTGTTGTGCCTGTATCTAACACTTCTCAGTTCTCATACGCGATGCACCAACAAACACTCAAGTAGACAAACAATAGGAACTTCAGCACTTTTAGCTTTTGCAAGTCactaaaattaatacataaaatcaCTTAATAAATGAGATAAGTATTTTCTGGTTAAGGCATTATTTCATCATTCAAATTGAATATCCATACTAAAACATTTCTGGACACCCAACTCGGGACAGGAGAAAATTTTACGTGCACTTCCTAAGTCAGCTCTAGAAGACTAATTGCATGGATAACCATTGCTAacctttttctttcctttcttttattCAAACAAAACAGCCATTTTTTAAACTGTAGTTATGTTTATTATTCATAAGTGATCAATTTATTAAAGACCTGCTGGTACTTCTATCAACTAAGCTATGTCCTACTTTCAAATATGTGGAGTTGGCATACTGGTAATCAAGCCACATGCTTTTTAGGTGCTTCCGAAGTTTATTGCTATTAATTTCAGTTCAGAAGAAAGCACATCCTTTCGCATAATATTTTGTATAAGAAAACCTGCACATAAGAAATAGCCATCTTTGTTTTCTTCTACTAACTGTTCTTTATTATATATTGAATGCGGAAAATTGGGGAATGAAATCTACCAAACAAAAGATTACCTTCTCATCAACTGTTTGAACGGTGAATGCCCCTGTATAACCTGCAGATCCATTCAAGCAAACAAAATGCACGAGAGACTTTAAGCATGGAGCAAGTAGCACATTATAGGACTACCAACTCATGGAAAGATCCAATTGTTGAAGAGAAAGAGCAGTTATAATCAAGACAATACTAATTTTGGATAATCAGAAAGAACTTCACCACTATGTCTCTCAAAAGTAGTATACCTGTAAAGGTAGGATATTAACATCCAACAAACTTCCCAACTCCTTTGCTCTTTTAGATTCAGGAACACCACCTCCTATTGAATATAAAAGACCACATTAAGCCCCTTACGTCTGATAAAGTAATAAGCTCTCAAAACGCATGCCTACTACTCCAAAGTCCAGAACAGTAGGTTATAATAACGTTGCCTCAATGAGTCATAGAAGGAAAAATGAATCATTCAGATAGGAGAACTAGTCTATGATGAATTAATATTTACTGTGATTCTACTAAGTGAAAGATGCCACTCCACCTATTTGGCATTATTTTTCATTCAATCTCTATCATGAGATCCAATAAAAGAGCTCCATCAATAAacctaattcttttttttaataagtttatCGATAGACCTAGTTCATGTTCACCTGATGCATAAAACACATGAAAAAAGTGCATGTTTTTAAATTTCACTCAATTTTGCTAGGTATAAAAAGTGGAAACCAAAGACAAAATGAATGCAAATGCGAAACCAGCATGGAA is part of the Solanum stenotomum isolate F172 chromosome 8, ASM1918654v1, whole genome shotgun sequence genome and encodes:
- the LOC125873292 gene encoding probable serine/threonine-protein kinase PBL7 isoform X2 is translated as MGCFPCSGDGDTSVKKPEKKIFQTSSNHKYKRVEQPQPKQVTPVASQFKVVKNEEGKIANRSMSKKEGGYSNIPPTDGKTGGAKAQRFKFDQLIAATEDFKEDYFLGEGGFGKVYKGHLVDTGEIVAIKQLDPNGCQGVREFVVEVQTLSKADHANLVKLIGCCAEGDQRLLVYEYMSLGSLEDHLFDPWPNQKPLDWNIRMKIAAGAARGLEYLHDKMNPPIIYRDLKCSNILLGKEFHPKLSDFGLAKVGPSGDKTHVSTRVMGTYGYCAPDYAMTGQLTFKSDIYSFGVVLLEIITGRRAIDYTKSAAEQNLVSWARPLFKDRKKFYKMADPALDGHYPIRSLYQALAIAAMCVQEQPNMRPPIVDIVTALSYLASLKYDPEIEPPIRKSYKSQSPQKSINNEETW
- the LOC125873292 gene encoding probable serine/threonine-protein kinase PBL7 isoform X1; this encodes MGCFPCSGDGDTSVKKPEKKIFQTSSNHKYKRVEQPQPKQVVTPVASQFKVVKNEEGKIANRSMSKKEGGYSNIPPTDGKTGGAKAQRFKFDQLIAATEDFKEDYFLGEGGFGKVYKGHLVDTGEIVAIKQLDPNGCQGVREFVVEVQTLSKADHANLVKLIGCCAEGDQRLLVYEYMSLGSLEDHLFDPWPNQKPLDWNIRMKIAAGAARGLEYLHDKMNPPIIYRDLKCSNILLGKEFHPKLSDFGLAKVGPSGDKTHVSTRVMGTYGYCAPDYAMTGQLTFKSDIYSFGVVLLEIITGRRAIDYTKSAAEQNLVSWARPLFKDRKKFYKMADPALDGHYPIRSLYQALAIAAMCVQEQPNMRPPIVDIVTALSYLASLKYDPEIEPPIRKSYKSQSPQKSINNEETW
- the LOC125873293 gene encoding uncharacterized protein YKR070W, giving the protein MKILQILRRKLSSSQIRSTATPSLSLAFFYRQLHSSSNPASFGVAFDIDGVLLCGSNPIGGSPRALKRFYDDSGTLKVPYVFLTNGGGVPESKRAKELGSLLDVNILPLQVIQGHSPFKQLMRRFENELIVAVGKGEPAEVMSEYGFKNVLSIDEYASCFDNIDPLAQYKKWTDKLDGNQSSKSKHTALSNDPCSQRVAAVFVVSDSVDWSRDIQVLCDILRTGGLPGKEIAHQPPLFFANDDLAYQALFPSERLGMGAFRIAVESVFNAIHPAALKYTSYGKPNPSVFKNAETVLMHVLQSCHTNHQVDDRKQFFKTLYMIGDNPSVDIKGARQAGSPWFSILTRTGVFKGKENHDDFPADLVVDTVEEAVDYILSKECIS